The Cyclopterus lumpus isolate fCycLum1 chromosome 3, fCycLum1.pri, whole genome shotgun sequence genome includes the window AGGTCAAAGAGGTGGTGGAGCAGCTGCTCAAGATCGCAGATGACATCAACAGGAATGCCGAGCTCCAACGGTACGCTGTGCGCCACACACCACACATTGGTTATTGCTTAATCATACGGTGACTCCTTCATGAGTATGTACACTAGTGTTCCTTTAGTCTCAGTCCAATGATCTTGATAGGTTTTTATCATATTTAGTCAACCTCATCCTGTTTTAGTTGTTTTCCTTGTGCTAAAGGTCTTGGCATTTTACTATGAACTTTTTGGGTTTAGGTTTAATCAATGAAAATGGTAGACATTTAGTCTTTTTATGCCTTCACTCTGTCGATAGCCTTTAGAGGGAGGCGTTGTGTTTTTGGGTCCATCCATCTGGTGCAGCCTGTCGGAGATTTTCTTCAGCGTTGACTGACACCCACCAGGTCAACACAATGAagaaatgacattttggacatgCGTAGATGTGAAACGCAACTCAACCAGTAGGCGGAGGCGTGCGACCGTGAGGCGTCCATTCTAGTTCTATTATCGCATTATCTAGTCGATCTACCGTACGGGTACTGGAACACACCGCTCGCGATGCTGGACAAGAAGTTTGACGATAaatgaggtaaaaaaaacacttgactGCAATTCCTTCCCTCCAGACTGATCAACCAGGTTCAGGGCAACTGTGCTCAGGAGATTTTTATGAAGGTGGCCACGAGCATCTTCACTGAGGGCATCAACTGGGGTCGAGTGGTGGCTCTCTTCCATCTGGCCTACAGACTCATATACAAGGTAACACCCAGAAACACAAGTCACATGGGGGTACCCAAGTGGTTCACCAGGTAGAGAGTGCACCATTAAGGCTGAGTCCTTTTTATTTCAAAGGCACTGACCACCGATCGCCTTGAGAACATCCGAATAATCATCAGCTGGGTTCTCCAGGTCATCAGAGAGCAACTCTACCCCTGGCTCGTACAGCAGGGAGGCTGGGTGAGTGTCCCACAAAGATCGGGTCAGCTGTGTTGCTTTAAGGCTTTGTGGACTCGTCGGTGTGTTCTAAAGCTCTAAATCTGTCTTTCTCCGTCTCTAGGTGGGGGTGATCCATGACTTTTCTCGGTGGAGGACGGTAGCCATCGTGGCATCAGTAGCATTGGTGGCAGCCCTCGTTTACTACAGGAAGACACGCTGAGAGCAGCAGACCCCAAAACCCAGGGCTGCAGTCCTATCACCTGGAAAAACGCAGCTAGTTAATATAGACTTAAAATTACAACCACTCCTCACCCTCCATCTAATCAT containing:
- the zgc:153993 gene encoding apoptosis regulator BAX yields the protein MADRGEAGREDGDREPQGAEGGEDVIDDPIMEQGAVVLRGYVVALVNAEEPTRHLSSEQLGGRPNEQHEPQVKEVVEQLLKIADDINRNAELQRLINQVQGNCAQEIFMKVATSIFTEGINWGRVVALFHLAYRLIYKALTTDRLENIRIIISWVLQVIREQLYPWLVQQGGWVGVIHDFSRWRTVAIVASVALVAALVYYRKTR